One Kaistella polysaccharea DNA segment encodes these proteins:
- a CDS encoding heme-binding protein, which translates to MIFIKRNFLLAFFLCFAGYLSAQFTDKVISLNQAGAVKLAQEANLEAAKLGKNVSVAVLNNSGVTLLLLKGDQVGPHNTEASRRKAFTAMSTKNATWDLMFKAAESKDAQNLNTLPELLLLGGGMPIWKDGELVGSIGVSGGGSGENDHNIAKKTVENLGFKISK; encoded by the coding sequence ATGATTTTTATTAAACGAAATTTTTTACTTGCTTTCTTTCTATGTTTTGCTGGATATTTATCTGCCCAGTTCACTGACAAAGTAATTTCTTTAAACCAAGCAGGTGCAGTAAAACTAGCTCAGGAAGCCAACCTCGAAGCTGCTAAACTTGGCAAAAATGTATCCGTCGCAGTACTGAACAATTCAGGAGTAACTTTATTATTACTAAAAGGAGATCAAGTGGGACCTCATAATACGGAAGCATCACGCAGAAAAGCTTTTACAGCAATGTCTACAAAGAATGCGACCTGGGATTTAATGTTTAAAGCTGCAGAAAGCAAAGACGCTCAAAACTTAAACACTTTACCCGAATTGCTGTTACTTGGGGGCGGAATGCCGATCTGGAAAGATGGTGAATTAGTAGGGAGTATTGGTGTTTCAGGAGGTGGAAGCGGAGAGAACGATCATAATATTGCGAAGAAAACCGTTGAAAATCTAGGATTTAAAATTTCGAAATAA
- a CDS encoding class I SAM-dependent methyltransferase, whose product MNFDRKKHWETVYNTKSPNEVSWTQEIPQTSLDFIQSFALDKNASIIDIGGGDSKLVDYLLDKGFKNITVLDISEKALEKAKIRLGENAKNVTWIVSDILDFEPTKIYNLWHDRAAFHFLKTEDEIAKYKAIVEKSVDGFLIMVTFSENGPLKCSGLEISQYSEEKLTSTFKNYFEKIDSVLEDHETPFGTTQNFLFCSFKIRKNF is encoded by the coding sequence ATGAATTTTGACAGAAAGAAACATTGGGAAACTGTTTACAACACAAAAAGTCCGAACGAAGTAAGCTGGACGCAGGAAATTCCGCAAACTTCCTTAGATTTTATACAGTCGTTCGCATTAGATAAAAATGCGAGTATTATCGATATCGGTGGTGGCGACAGCAAACTTGTTGATTACTTATTAGACAAAGGTTTTAAAAATATTACGGTTCTTGATATTTCTGAAAAAGCCCTGGAAAAAGCAAAAATTCGTTTGGGTGAAAATGCAAAAAATGTCACTTGGATTGTGAGCGATATTCTGGATTTTGAACCAACCAAAATTTATAATTTATGGCACGATCGAGCTGCTTTCCACTTTTTAAAAACTGAAGACGAAATCGCGAAGTACAAAGCGATCGTTGAAAAATCTGTTGATGGGTTTTTGATTATGGTTACCTTTTCGGAGAACGGACCTTTAAAATGCAGCGGCTTAGAAATCAGTCAATACAGTGAAGAGAAACTGACTTCAACTTTCAAAAATTATTTTGAAAAAATTGATTCTGTTCTAGAAGATCATGAAACACCATTTGGCACAACGCAAAACTTTCTATTTTGTAGTTTCAAAATTCGAAAAAATTTCTAA
- a CDS encoding SDR family oxidoreductase, with translation MNSQNEVIVITGGAGGIGSACAKTFKNKKVIITDYSQELVDREVARLKGEGYNAVGIACDITDKNDVEKLVKFTSESGDFKALVHTAGVSGTVQDVKKIYTIDLVASEILVDAFYDLAAENSVAVLLSSMMGHDVPENIAYDLALQNPQDSGSFETVNQFVDGSSDLMYNFAKRGVLLLTQKNVNKWGEKGARIVSVSPGVIETAMALKAAEEHPEKMEMIKKATPLQRNGKPEDIADVVHFLVSDQARFITGTDILVDGGVMVNIKSKKS, from the coding sequence ATGAATTCTCAAAATGAAGTTATTGTAATTACCGGCGGTGCAGGTGGAATTGGTTCAGCATGTGCAAAGACCTTTAAAAATAAAAAAGTAATTATTACCGACTATTCTCAGGAATTGGTCGATCGAGAAGTGGCAAGATTAAAAGGAGAAGGATATAATGCCGTTGGTATAGCCTGCGATATTACCGATAAAAACGATGTTGAAAAATTGGTAAAGTTTACCTCTGAAAGTGGTGATTTTAAAGCACTCGTTCATACTGCAGGAGTGAGTGGAACTGTACAGGATGTCAAGAAAATATATACCATCGATTTGGTTGCTTCAGAAATATTGGTTGATGCTTTTTATGATCTAGCTGCTGAAAATTCTGTTGCTGTATTGTTGTCGTCGATGATGGGACACGATGTTCCGGAAAATATCGCATATGATTTGGCATTACAAAATCCACAGGATTCTGGATCTTTCGAAACAGTGAATCAGTTCGTTGATGGAAGTTCTGATCTGATGTACAATTTTGCAAAACGTGGCGTTCTGTTACTCACGCAAAAAAATGTGAATAAATGGGGGGAGAAAGGAGCGAGGATTGTAAGTGTTTCTCCTGGAGTTATCGAAACAGCAATGGCCTTAAAAGCCGCCGAAGAGCATCCTGAAAAAATGGAAATGATTAAAAAAGCAACGCCCTTGCAAAGAAATGGAAAACCCGAAGATATCGCCGATGTCGTTCATTTTTTAGTAAGTGATCAGGCACGATTTATTACTG